One region of Salvelinus sp. IW2-2015 linkage group LG6.1, ASM291031v2, whole genome shotgun sequence genomic DNA includes:
- the them4 gene encoding acyl-coenzyme A thioesterase THEM4 isoform X1 — MIRTGVQQMARGLCQIMGREISKGNFNTNIRQQMTPRGTFQLPWSSINSVRTMAVLPWPFSFQPRDFSLPNXSWGSDMRRLYEHYNSQCEVETDDGEKKWGVWRRLPSYNRSLKYATGGVYLSKIIQSKARLFTRNIREYGGTFEYVVFVNKQEQKCVCVFQAGHLLEGVSPTLTWLFLSITMGHLLGG; from the exons ATGATACGAACAGGAGTGCAGCAGATGGCCAGGGGACTGTGCCAAATAATGGGACGTGAAATCTCAAAGGGAAATTTCAACACCAACATCAGACAACAAATGACTCCAAGAGGGACTTTCCAGCTTCCCTGGTCCTCTATCAACAGTGTCCGAACCATGGCG GTGCTGCCCTGGCCTTTCTCTTTCCAGCCACGGGACTTCAGCCTGCCCAACTRGTCCTGGGGCTCCGACATGAGGCGTCTGTATGAGCACTATAACAGCCAGTGTGAGGTAGAGACAGATGACGGAGAGAAGAAGTGGGGGGTCTGGAGAAGACTGCCCAGCTATAACCGCTCCCTCAAGTACGCCACAG GTGGGGTGTATTTGAGTAAGATCATTCAGTCGAAGGCGCGTCTGTTCACACGGAACATCAGGGAGTACGGGGGGACGTTCGAGTACGTCGTGTTTGTCAACAAGCAGgagcagaagtgtgtgtgtgtgttccaggctgGCCACCTACTGGAGGGAGTGTCACCCACCCTCACGT GGCTGTTTCTGTCAATCACAATGGGACACCTATTAGGAGGATGA
- the LOC111964815 gene encoding uncharacterized protein, giving the protein MFGCEERRSKNKRVQRARDRIKKDGEMTNRIAELDSICGVMQKAEFEVSTQAGSMKTLKLRELTQQRETELGKAALTMVRRAALQALLEHERQQYIIELNRLGKTIYKQRV; this is encoded by the exons ATGTTTGGTTGTGAGGAACGACGTTCCAAAAACAAACGTGTGCAGAGGGCGAGAGACAGAATCAAG AAAGATGGCGAGATGACTAACCGCATTGCAGAGCTGGACAG tatctgTGGTGTGATGCAAAAGGCTGAGTTTGAGGTCTCCACCCAGGCTGGTTCCATGAAGACCCTGAAGTTGAGAGAGCTGACCcagcagagagagactgagctggGAAAGGCTGCTCTGACGATG gtccGTAGAGCAGCACTGCAGGCCCTCCTGGAGCATGAGAGACAGCAGTACATCATAGAGCTCAACAGACTGGGCAAGACCATCTACAAACAGAGAGTCTAG
- the them4 gene encoding acyl-coenzyme A thioesterase THEM4 isoform X2, with amino-acid sequence MARGLCQIMGREISKGNFNTNIRQQMTPRGTFQLPWSSINSVRTMAVLPWPFSFQPRDFSLPNXSWGSDMRRLYEHYNSQCEVETDDGEKKWGVWRRLPSYNRSLKYATGGVYLSKIIQSKARLFTRNIREYGGTFEYVVFVNKQEQKCVCVFQAGHLLEGVSPTLTWLFLSITMGHLLGG; translated from the exons ATGGCCAGGGGACTGTGCCAAATAATGGGACGTGAAATCTCAAAGGGAAATTTCAACACCAACATCAGACAACAAATGACTCCAAGAGGGACTTTCCAGCTTCCCTGGTCCTCTATCAACAGTGTCCGAACCATGGCG GTGCTGCCCTGGCCTTTCTCTTTCCAGCCACGGGACTTCAGCCTGCCCAACTRGTCCTGGGGCTCCGACATGAGGCGTCTGTATGAGCACTATAACAGCCAGTGTGAGGTAGAGACAGATGACGGAGAGAAGAAGTGGGGGGTCTGGAGAAGACTGCCCAGCTATAACCGCTCCCTCAAGTACGCCACAG GTGGGGTGTATTTGAGTAAGATCATTCAGTCGAAGGCGCGTCTGTTCACACGGAACATCAGGGAGTACGGGGGGACGTTCGAGTACGTCGTGTTTGTCAACAAGCAGgagcagaagtgtgtgtgtgtgttccaggctgGCCACCTACTGGAGGGAGTGTCACCCACCCTCACGT GGCTGTTTCTGTCAATCACAATGGGACACCTATTAGGAGGATGA